The following are encoded together in the Vigna angularis cultivar LongXiaoDou No.4 chromosome 9, ASM1680809v1, whole genome shotgun sequence genome:
- the LOC108347195 gene encoding uncharacterized protein LOC108347195: MVIATMTWRNKAVPEEKALGINAFDAGKTMCRLISLYHSLSDQEIAKLHHKVIKSKGITYLNSQHECFLLNLASAERLEELDTAADAVSRLGRKCSDSSLGRFDLVYADLKLGLIDLRKLGYGCRNSLKMISKMEKLVSSTRSLYTAMESMAKLEISEKKRQRLKTNDYNNFTKKNLEYLDEEIECCRKQVQHYKEVSLWNQTLDKTVGMMAKVVCIVYARICSVFGGYIANCSCYNINGYGDSEIGSCCCLLEHRELYKKNYCLYEESLPKGVTRSGPIPKGSSNKTGTIRFLNRGFDSPGNNGVNNRVLRLAPPSTVGGAGLATRYAEVVLLAEQCLHAPATMGASAREAFYGMLPERLRRKVAAKLKGRWRKGEEGEALAEGWRYAVEKLLEWLSPVAHDTVRWQEERSVETARFEAGTTALLLQTLHYSDLEKAEAAIVEVLVGLSCICRCERT; this comes from the coding sequence ATGGTCATTGCCACCATGACATGGCGTAACAAGGCGGTGCCGGAGGAAAAAGCCCTCGGAATCAACGCCTTCGACGCCGGAAAAACCATGTGCCGCCTCATCTCCCTCTACCATTCCCTCTCTGACCAAGAAATCGCCAAGCTCCACCACAAGGTGATCAAATCCAAAGGCATAACCTACTTGAATTCCCAGCATGAATGCTTCCTCCTCAACCTCGCCTCCGCGGAACGCCTGGAGGAACTCGACACGGCGGCCGACGCCGTCTCGCGGCTGGGCCGGAAATGCTCCGACAGCAGCCTTGGACGCTTCGACCTTGTTTACGCCGACCTAAAGCTCGGTCTTATCGATCTCCGGAAGTTAGGTTACGGTTGCCGCAACAGTCTTAAGATGATCTCCAAAATGGAGAAACTTGTCTCTTCGACCAGGAGTCTTTATACAGCCATGGAATCCATGGCGAAACTGGAGATTTCAGAGAAGAAGAGGCAAAGGTTGAAGACTAATGATTATAACAACTTTACGAAAAAAAACTTGGAATACTTGGACGAGGAGATAGAATGTTGTAGAAAACAAGTGCAGCATTACAAGGAAGTTTCGTTGTGGAACCAAACATTGGACAAAACCGTTGGAATGATGGCTAAGGTAGTTTGCATTGTATACGCTAGAATTTGTTCTGTTTTTGGAGGGTACATTGCCAATTGCAGCTGCTATAATATAAATGGTTATGGAGACAGTGAAATCGGTAGTTGCTGCTGCCTTTTGGAACATCGTGAGTTGTACAAGAAGAACTATTGTCTATACGAGGAATCACTTCCCAAGGGAGTCACAAGGTCGGGTCCAATCCCAAAGGGTAGTAGCAACAAAACCGGTACGATTCGTTTCTTGAACCGTGGATTTGATAGCCCAGGGAATAACGGAGTTAACAATAGGGTTTTGAGGCTGGCGCCGCCGTCCACGGTGGGCGGAGCGGGGCTTGCGACGAGGTACGCTGAGGTGGTTTTGCTTGCGGAGCAGTGCCTCCACGCGCCAGCAACGATGGGGGCGAGCGCGCGGGAGGCGTTTTACGGGATGTTGCCGGAGAGGCTGAGGCGGAAGGTGGCAGCGAAACTGAAGGGGCGGTGGCGGAAGGGGGAGGAGGGGGAAGCTCTGGCGGAGGGGTGGCGGTACGCGGTGGAGAAGCTGCTGGAGTGGCTGTCGCCGGTGGCGCACGACACGGTGCGGTGGCAGGAGGAGAGGAGCGTGGAGACGGCAAGGTTTGAGGCGGGGACGACGGCGCTGCTGCTGCAGACGCTGCATTACTCGGACTTGGAGAAGGCGGAAGCCGCCATTGTGGAGGTGTTGGTGGGTTTGAGTTGCATATGTAGGTGTGAGAGAACATGA